A single Macaca mulatta isolate MMU2019108-1 chromosome 11, T2T-MMU8v2.0, whole genome shotgun sequence DNA region contains:
- the H4C16 gene encoding histone H4 — protein MSGRGKGGKGLGKGGAKRHRKVLRDNIQGITKPAIRRLARRGGVKRISGLIYEETRGVLKVFLENVIRDAVTYTEHAKRKTVTAMDVVYALKRQGRTLYGFGG, from the coding sequence ATGTCTGGGCGCGGTAAAGGCGGCAAGGGGCTGGGTAAGGGAGGCGCCAAGCGCCACCGGAAGGTGTTGCGGGACAATATCCAAGGCATTACAAAGCCCGCGATTCGCCGTCTCGCCCGACGTGGGGGCGTCAAGCGCATCTCTGGTCTCATCTACGAGGAGACCCGGGGAGTCCTCAAAGTCTTCCTGGAGAACGTGATCCGCGACGCGGTGACTTACACGGAGCACGCCAAGCGCAAGACCGTCACTGCCATGGATGTGGTGTACGCGCTGAAACGCCAGGGTCGCACCCTCTATGGTTTCGGCGGCTGA